From the Mangifera indica cultivar Alphonso chromosome 10, CATAS_Mindica_2.1, whole genome shotgun sequence genome, one window contains:
- the LOC123227364 gene encoding protein RADIALIS-like 4 produces MASRNSDNSSWTPKQNKLFEKALALYDKDTPDRWQNITKAVGGGKSVDEVKRHFDVLIEDLNHIESGRVPIPNYKPTGSSGCNAADEERLLKNMKLQ; encoded by the exons ATGGCCTCAAGAAACTCAGATAATTCCTCTTGGACACCGAAGCAAAACAAGCTGTTTGAAAAGGCTTTAGCCTTGTATGATAAGGACACCCCAGATCGGTGGCAAAACATTACCAAGGCTGTTGGTGGTGGAAAATCTGTTGATGAAGTTAAGAGACACTTTGATGTCCTCATTGAAGATCTCAACCATATTGAATCCGGAAGAGTTCCCATtcccaactacaagcccactggAAGCAGCGGCTGCAATGCTGCTGATGAAGAGAG GCTTCTAAAGAATATGAAGTTGCAGTGA